The following are encoded together in the Triticum dicoccoides isolate Atlit2015 ecotype Zavitan chromosome 6B, WEW_v2.0, whole genome shotgun sequence genome:
- the LOC119322707 gene encoding bZIP transcription factor 23-like isoform X1 has product MDFPGGNGRPPPQQHQLLPPMTPLPLTRQGSSVYSLTFDEFQSAIGGPGKDFGSMNMDELLRNIWTAEESQAIGAGPNAASSSAAAGPDHGGIQRQGSLTLPRTLSQKTVDEVWRDMMFFGGPSASAAAEAPPPAQRQQTLGEVTLEEFLVRAGVVREDMPGPPPPVSPAPVAQAPPPQPQMLFPQSNMFAPMVNPLSLANGLMTGAYGQGGGGGAAAMVSPSPTGRPVMSNGYGKMEGLNLSSLSPPPMPYVFNGGLRGRKPPAMEKVVERRQRRMIKNRESAARSRQRKQSYMMELETEVAKLKERNEELQRKQAEILERQKNEVFEKVTRQAGPTSKRICLRRTLTGPW; this is encoded by the exons ATGGATTTTCCGGGAGggaacgggaggccgccgccgcagcAGCACCAGCTGCTGCCGCCGATGACGCCGCTGCCGCTCACGCGCCAGGGCTCCTCGGTCTACTCGCTCACGTTCGACGAGTTCCAGAGCGCGATCGGCGGGCCGGGCAAGGACTTCGGGTCCATGAACATGGACGAGCTCCTCCGCAACATCTGGACCGCCGAGGAGTCGCAGGCCATCGGCGCCGGCCCcaacgccgcctcctcctccgccgcggcgGGGCCGGATCACGGCGGCATCCAGCGCCAGGGCTCGCTCACGCTGCCCAGGACGCTCAGCCAGAAGACCGTCGACGAGGTCTGGCGCGACATGATGTTCTTCGGAGGGCCCTCCGCCTCCGCAGCCGCCGAGGCTCCCCCGCCGGCCCAGAGGCAGCAGACGCTCGGGGAGGTCACGCTCGAGGAGTTCCTCGTGCGCGCCGGCGTCGTGCGCGAGGACATGCCGgggccgccgccgcccgtctcgcCGGCCCCCGTGGCCCAGGCGCCGCCTCCGCAGCCGCAGATGCTGTTCCCTCAGAGCAACATGTTTGCTCCCATGGTGAATCCTCTGTCCTTGGCCAATGGGTTGATGACCGGAGCATACGGccagggaggaggtggtggtgcggcCGCTATGGTTTCGCCGTCGCCGACGGGGAGGCCGGTTATGTCCAACGGCTACGGCAAGATGGAAGGCCTCAACTTGTCCTCGCTGTCGCCGCCACCGATGCCATATGTTTTTAACGGTGGGCTGAGGGGGAGGAAGCCACCGGCCATGGAGAAGGTGGTCGAGAGGAGGCAGCGCCGGATGATCAAGAACCGGGAGTCTGCGGCGAGGTCGCGCCAGAGGAAACAG AGTTATATGATGGAATTGGAGACTGAGGTGGCAAAACTTAAAGAGCGGAATGAGGAGTTGCAGAGAAAACAG GCGGAGATCCTAGAGAGGCAAAAGAACGAG GTATTCGAGAAGGTTACCCGGCAAGCTGGACCCACGTCGAAGAGGATCTGCCTGCGGAGGACGCTGACGGGCCCTTGGTAA
- the LOC119322707 gene encoding bZIP transcription factor 23-like isoform X2, which yields MDFPGGNGRPPPQQHQLLPPMTPLPLTRQGSSVYSLTFDEFQSAIGGPGKDFGSMNMDELLRNIWTAEESQAIGAGPNAASSSAAAGPDHGGIQRQGSLTLPRTLSQKTVDEVWRDMMFFGGPSASAAAEAPPPAQRQQTLGEVTLEEFLVRAGVVREDMPGPPPPVSPAPVAQAPPPQPQMLFPQSNMFAPMVNPLSLANGLMTGAYGQGGGGGAAAMVSPSPTGRPVMSNGYGKMEGLNLSSLSPPPMPYVFNGGLRGRKPPAMEKVVERRQRRMIKNRESAARSRQRKQSYMMELETEVAKLKERNEELQRKQAEILERQKNEVFEKVTRQAGPTSKRICLRRTLTGP from the exons ATGGATTTTCCGGGAGggaacgggaggccgccgccgcagcAGCACCAGCTGCTGCCGCCGATGACGCCGCTGCCGCTCACGCGCCAGGGCTCCTCGGTCTACTCGCTCACGTTCGACGAGTTCCAGAGCGCGATCGGCGGGCCGGGCAAGGACTTCGGGTCCATGAACATGGACGAGCTCCTCCGCAACATCTGGACCGCCGAGGAGTCGCAGGCCATCGGCGCCGGCCCcaacgccgcctcctcctccgccgcggcgGGGCCGGATCACGGCGGCATCCAGCGCCAGGGCTCGCTCACGCTGCCCAGGACGCTCAGCCAGAAGACCGTCGACGAGGTCTGGCGCGACATGATGTTCTTCGGAGGGCCCTCCGCCTCCGCAGCCGCCGAGGCTCCCCCGCCGGCCCAGAGGCAGCAGACGCTCGGGGAGGTCACGCTCGAGGAGTTCCTCGTGCGCGCCGGCGTCGTGCGCGAGGACATGCCGgggccgccgccgcccgtctcgcCGGCCCCCGTGGCCCAGGCGCCGCCTCCGCAGCCGCAGATGCTGTTCCCTCAGAGCAACATGTTTGCTCCCATGGTGAATCCTCTGTCCTTGGCCAATGGGTTGATGACCGGAGCATACGGccagggaggaggtggtggtgcggcCGCTATGGTTTCGCCGTCGCCGACGGGGAGGCCGGTTATGTCCAACGGCTACGGCAAGATGGAAGGCCTCAACTTGTCCTCGCTGTCGCCGCCACCGATGCCATATGTTTTTAACGGTGGGCTGAGGGGGAGGAAGCCACCGGCCATGGAGAAGGTGGTCGAGAGGAGGCAGCGCCGGATGATCAAGAACCGGGAGTCTGCGGCGAGGTCGCGCCAGAGGAAACAG AGTTATATGATGGAATTGGAGACTGAGGTGGCAAAACTTAAAGAGCGGAATGAGGAGTTGCAGAGAAAACAG GCGGAGATCCTAGAGAGGCAAAAGAACGAG GTATTCGAGAAGGTTACCCGGCAAGCTGGACCCACGTCGAAGAGGATCTGCCTGCGGAGGACGCTGACGGGCCCTTG A
- the LOC119323220 gene encoding uncharacterized protein LOC119323220, with amino-acid sequence MEEERKGFQPHLMGLGGGRLRGAAGAMGLQKQNSWSPDIERDEAWERRRRGILGRGRRSPLQRAQSVTDDQLDELRGSLDLGFRFDPPSQRCAACDAGRSRLVETLPALDLLYAVAANANAGGCAASQCSCGASSEASEPSPIGSPLSILSPDDPPETVKMRLKQWAQVVALSMRSRS; translated from the exons atggAAGAGGAGAGGAAGGGGTTCCAGCCCCACCTGATGGGCCTGGGCGGCGGGAGGCTGAGGGGCGCGGCGGGGGCGATGGGCCTGCAGAAGCAGAACTCGTGGTCGCCCGACATCGAGCGGGACGAGGCgtgggagcggcggcggcgcgggatacTGGGCAGGGGCCGCCGCTCGCCGCTGCAGCGCGCGCAGAGCGTCACCGACGACCAGCTCGACGAGCTGCGCGGCTCCCTCGATCTGGGCTTCCGCTTCGACCCGCCCTCGCAGCGCTGCGCCGCCTGCGACGCCGGGAGGAGCCGCCTCGTCGAGACGCTCCCGGCGCTCGACCTCCTCTACGCCGTCGCCGCCAACGCTAACGCCGGGGGCTGCGCGGCCAGCCAGTGCTCCTGCGGCGCCTCCTCGGAGGCCTCCGAGCCGTCGCCGATCGGGAGCCCCCTCTCCATACTCTCCCCAG ATGACCCGCCGGAGACGGTGAAGATGAGGCTGAAGCAGTGGGCGCAGGTGGTGGCGCTGTCCATGCGCAGCCGTTCCTGA